In the genome of Ziziphus jujuba cultivar Dongzao chromosome 10, ASM3175591v1, the window CATGCATGTTGTAATgggaatatattaaaaatgacgAGCAagtgtgttttatttattttattttattattatttttttaataattaaaaaaaaaaaaaaaaaaaaactagaaggTCAAACAAGATTGTGTGGGGAAAATTTTATTGGCAAAGATTTGGAAGGATATCCATCCCAATAGAGATATCCAAGAGCATCAGTAACAGACCGAAGGTTTTGAGGAAGGCAAACATAATACCTAACAGTCAGATGTAATTCAGAATCATAAAATTTGAGCAATCAGATGTAATTCAGAATCATAAAATTTGAGCAATCTTAGGTTGTACATCTTTGAGAAGGCTCCATGACTCAAGTCTAACGTTCTAAATTTAGACTTGCCTAGAAATATGCCTTCAGCTGCTGCAGTTCTCTGGTAATCAAGACAAAAGTACGTAAATAAGAATCAACTCATAAAAACATGTTTATTCAAAAACCAGTTTGTGTGTTCTGTGCCTCTTActgttttatatttcaaaacatGATAAGCATCGTCTGCAATCCATAACCTACTTCGTTTCCTGGCTCTTTAGCAGATTGTTCTTGAACAATTGTCCAGCCCATTTCTTGTATTAAGTCATTCATCTGCAGACTGTTGTCCCTTATCATTATGAGTGACATATCATTAAGAACTCTTAATCCCACTTCCACATAGAAACCACATGCTTCTATTATTCTTTTTGCATAATATTTCTCCTCCAATAGGTATAAACATgctttatcaaaaaatatatctaaTGTGTCATCTTCTAGTCCATCGTAAGTTATTCTCAAGACATCTGAATTGCCTTATGAGGAAACTTTTTCAGTTTTTGCAATGCACTTTCCCATTCTTCTTCCGTCTTCTGATAAAGGAACGAACCCAAAACTTTAAGAGCTAATGGAATGCCCTTAGCATAGTTTATCACTCTTCTCGACAATGTTGTATACTCTATTGGTGGAGAGACATTTTTGAAAGCATTCAAACAAAAGAGATGGAGAGCTTCATCAAAGTTCAATTCCTCAACCTTGTACATTCCTTGTGCTCCAACATTTCTAAGCACTTGCACATCCCTAGTGGTAATAATGATTCTACTTCCAAGGCCAAACCGATCATTCGCTATTGCTAGAAATTCTAGTTGGCTTATATCATTCACATCATCAAGAACAGCGAGAACTCTTTTCCGACGAAGCCTCTCTCTATCAAAATATCCTATAGATGGGGCGCCATAATTCATATTTTCTTCATCCAATAATCCCCAAAGAAGTTTATTGCGTAAATGATCTAATCCATGTTTCTCTGATTCTTCCCTAACATTTGCAAGAAAGAAGTAACCTTCAAATTGAGAAGAGAGTTTGTTAAACACAACATCAGCGAGTGTAGTCTTGCCTATACCACCTATGCCCCAAATACCTATAATCCGAACATCTTGTGAACCAATGCATAATAGTGATTCAATTTGCTCAATCTGTCTGTCAATTCCAACCAAACCTTTTAAGTCACTAGAAGTTTCACGGTTCAATTTGTTCAAAACATCTTTCACTACAGCCTCAACCAATTCAGATTCAATCCTATAAATATGGAGCACATGAACATGATATGAGTaagtaagaataataataaaattcaattttcggaatccatatatatatatatatatattgccactACAAATACATGCTTTAGAAagttaatcaaaattaatatagtaCCTGATAGTGGCCGAATCAAAGCCAGATAGATTGGCAGCTTGAGCCAAAGCATCTTTCCACTTTTGAAGCTTCTCCGAATTCCCCATGAAACGAACTTTGTGTTCATCAAAAGCAGTAGCATAACTCTGCTTCTGTTGCCGTACACTTGATGGATCAATTTTGTAGAAAATGGGTATCACAAATTGTGCAATTCTTCTCTTGCAATCCATTATATGCACCaattcatccaaacaccatggTGAAGCAGCATAGTTTTCAGAGAAAATGATTATGGAGAGCTTTGAGTCCTCGATTGCTTTGAGAAGGACAGGTGAGATTTCATCTCCTTTCTCAATTCTGCAGTCTATGTAGGTCTCCAATTTTCTCCTTACCAAAGCACTATGAAGATGGCTGGTGATACTATCACGAGTATCAACACCTCTGAAACTCAGAAATACATCATACTTAGAAGAAGAAGCCATGGCTGTTGTACATACACGGCTCAAaaactcaaattaaaaaaatggaaagctTTTATCTATATGATGGTGTATAATGAGAAAGTCTTTGGCGATGAGAAGGAGATGAGAAAAGGGTTACAGAGGCTAATTACTTCTGTAGTAAGAAAAAGGCTGGGTACCTACAACCTCCATCTCCATGAACCACACAACAGTGTACAGGGATGAAAATTCTGCCATTGTCAAAGGTCATCCCAGCAACGCAAATAATTCAACGCGTTGTAGTAGTTGCAGTGAAAAAAGGATCTAGCGGCCCCCACCACAATTAATgtctttttaatctttttctggaaaatatctatataatattctaTACCAAAATTAGTGTACACTGCGTGTATTTgtgtgctttttatttttggtttgtttacTCATTTTCGAAGCAGGgctttttttcaaagaaattgttttttgaTTATCATTtacgaaaagaaaataaaaatgcaggTCCAATGGGGGGCTAGATCAACTTAACAAATTAGTGTCATTATagccattatatatatatatatatatacacaccatggacta includes:
- the LOC107412388 gene encoding disease resistance protein RPV1-like, which codes for MASSSKYDVFLSFRGVDTRDSITSHLHSALVRRKLETYIDCRIEKGDEISPVLLKAIEDSKLSIIIFSENYAASPWCLDELVHIMDCKRRIAQFVIPIFYKIDPSSVRQQKQSYATAFDEHKVRFMGNSEKLQKWKDALAQAANLSGFDSATIRIESELVEAVVKDVLNKLNRETSSDLKGLVGIDRQIEQIESLLCIGSQDVRIIGIWGIGGIGKTTLADVVFNKLSSQFEGYFFLANVREESEKHGLDHLRNKLLWGLLDEENMNYGAPSIGYFDRERLRRKRVLAVLDDVNDISQLEFLAIANDRFGLGSRIIITTRDVQVLRNVGAQGMYKVEELNFDEALHLFCLNAFKNVSPPIEYTTLSRRVINYAKGIPLALKVLGSFLYQKTEEEWESALQKLKKFPHKAIQMS